The following coding sequences lie in one Silvanigrella aquatica genomic window:
- a CDS encoding phospholipase A: protein MFSVYNDNYILPFYYVKKPDYEIYSDITPSDQGLKQREFKGQLSTYSPVVEINDVSLNVSLTLKLFWQIYGVDPWVRETNYNSQVFIKYKMNDSWSFMTFYDHESNGRGGIYERAWDRWTNTVQHSVKNFNLSLSIWPLVRNYETTHEEGEYIQNYLGYENITMSYKTELWESKISIQNLENIDRIQFIFSQSLRVYKDFGLIFQYFRGYGQSLIEYDHFTEAYGIGIRFY, encoded by the coding sequence ATGTTTTCAGTTTACAATGACAATTATATTTTGCCTTTTTATTACGTAAAAAAACCAGATTATGAAATATATTCTGACATAACTCCTTCTGATCAAGGATTAAAACAAAGAGAATTTAAGGGGCAATTGAGCACTTATTCTCCTGTAGTAGAAATTAATGATGTTTCTTTAAATGTTTCATTAACTCTAAAATTATTTTGGCAAATATATGGTGTTGATCCTTGGGTTCGTGAAACCAATTACAATTCGCAGGTTTTTATCAAATACAAAATGAATGACAGTTGGTCATTTATGACATTTTATGATCATGAATCCAATGGCAGAGGAGGAATATATGAGAGGGCATGGGATCGTTGGACGAATACCGTTCAGCATAGCGTAAAAAACTTCAATTTATCTTTAAGCATATGGCCTTTGGTTCGAAATTATGAAACCACGCATGAAGAAGGTGAATATATTCAAAATTATTTAGGCTATGAGAATATTACAATGTCATATAAAACAGAATTATGGGAAAGTAAAATATCCATTCAAAATTTAGAAAACATAGATCGAATTCAATTTATATTTTCACAATCTTTGCGCGTGTACAAAGACTTCGGATTAATTTTTCAATATTTTCGAGGATACGGACAAAGTCTTATTGAATACGATCATTTTACTGAGGCTTATGGAATAGGTATTAGGTTTTATTAA